A genomic stretch from Seriola aureovittata isolate HTS-2021-v1 ecotype China chromosome 13, ASM2101889v1, whole genome shotgun sequence includes:
- the ctage5 gene encoding transport and Golgi organization protein 1 homolog isoform X2, with translation MAVSQVCRFLRITGIMFMIFPHINLGLLSDYKICGDSACESPMSRVQAISDHHGKDCRFLSFRRGDTISVYHKLTGKRDDLWAGSIDKQFGYFPKDAVEEDQVYTTTEKKVETQKSDFFCMNEFGYPTDSSELDSDDENDDQKLQTQESELTQTNPHTDDTNAESPSKTVVPSAEFPVSAQQSDGTTTEGGEKRNDGDATAGIHEEAHENPTAPNEQGGSPSASWLGSSVTGWLHLGKEEDSGNSAEEEKEIERKETQTKPSLTSSVTEWLHLGKEEESDNLAEEEKEGERKETQSNPSLTSSVTGWLGFGGEGKPDDAVKNREDDEEAADSFTSTMTGWLGFGGETKTDSAKNEQDGERELEKETEPQVKFRGRKMSLDLEGSQLYEEEKEEMGTLEWLGNALSGGRKDDVLPADAASMVDEKETPQLKLEEKSQDVGGMMDEERSAEMEGEEHQMLKSIGDEGEDNNREPGEVEIKTASDSDQGFLTQSDINRGPEFSSVDPKSDLTGESVGKAEDQLQSKTTESGDKEGAEIMSDETGAASGAGHEGEGSDADTDVPHREISTPQTDESAEQSQGSGSVEEGSGNSLPVLSSGTAEERNEPVHSDEESLTAHSVKTDADNSDTPAMTDNNTETETHHGELGGEGESQPVEGAETSETSPENLHEKGPEGDKGTLSSSGSTTQMVNNGDQESVSPQRVTDGEDDAEKKQETEGNAENSQQAQTEREFMTENGLKAATESEKEGETGQVEESKDEEKQEKTEVKQNEKQDGVKVEEEMHEEEKQQKMGEEKQDEAEVLEEKEKKQIEKEIQEEGKQEEVEELKGEKRQEELKEVEVDGLNKEEKKQEEVEEIKEEQKKQEKVEETKVEKKQAEVVGVKEDEKKQEEVVGLKEEKNKQEELVGVKEEEKNQEEVVGLKEEKKKQEEVVGLKEEKKKQEEVVEIKEEKKQEEVAMLTEEKKKQEELVGVKEEEKNQEEVVGLKEEKKKQEEVVEIKEEKKQEEVVGLKEEKKKQEEVVGLKEEKKKQEEVVGLKEEKKKQEEVVEIKEEKKQEEVAMLKEEKKQEQVEEIKEEKKQEEVVEIKEEKKQEEVLGLKEEKKKQEEVVGLKEEKKQEEVVGLKEEKKKQEEAVGLKEEKKQEEVVGLKEEKKKQEEVVGLKEEKKQEEVVGLKEEKKKQEEVVGLKEEKKQEEVVEIKEEKKQEEVAMLKEEKKQEKVEEIKEEKKQEEVAMLKEEKKQEKVEEIKEEKKQEKVEEIKEEKKQEKVEEIKEVKEKEKKEGEEKQMQSSHVEEQMENNNVSSRPESESSEKETEKTHKEEEEREKEKEEKVEEVEEEKRQVEEMQQVKDGDRRDKEEEESLKCLNELCPPATDGESVRDEGTLQPGNQNGEIPPDRTGEVQTTPPERTEGERVRQEEDGLEADQIEDIDLTYSAENGPHGLHNESSLGQTAEKREDGEVYPSEAQNADLSDDKVLYQGNNMKPGDTETSSNGISTEKKPDQIHSDHKTDTEEVINVRRNENTDSQINDNTIGIESRGEEGWESVESQAVIPDQTVPHPTGASLPSDDHNERTAETGNGGAFGLFKNAFSFFSETPATETKDSTDSALNVDTETGETFQPSASPTPEQELDSDSSQIYKSDLHTDSHVAMPTEQPQQSPSSAEIQTSTPSHAHPHTPSPKTEPPLQTKTLYKYYKNLPAYFSADETTVLMELFGQNKLQFLDFMLESSETVTEDPDNDESILSDIERLMHYHRETLVPPNAKLVDAPQEDKEKTRTLIALQKLETLITRVRETFNTGKSDTSKENHQAEASCVGASCSTNSKDREMTTEDDSSKTEDPSVALDSDIQRDEGMDVENDGQKRGKERETDVKRKEKGEGNKEYRPHNEPGSLQPPEGVMKPILDFVHQIAEDSVAQVTAVRELLCITVQVVSSLPDDIRPGPDLYGVPWEPVIISSLVGLVTMLLFTCRCYSSVKSRMYRSKERWMAEQVAQLLDEKCKVLETLSKCQQEHDDLENSLRDSGVLAQTQKTEHLEVKARQLEHDKKELERDLEQLKDQLDKQKEHRIEQERRIAALEESMKTFEEETKDIQSQDEQAQTTLKVYSMNSDRLQRNLETAGEENTLLQESNAQLRQQVEGWAERVSELEAEMRRCEFAHSGMQQDVANKDERIMSLTDRLLRMKAWDSDLEEEEGEEGAEKETSNGAPGKEEENGGGDIMDKQGHFQKVQKLIYAAKLNADLKSVDEDKDRVFAKLNDEVKAKEDLQVSIKELENEKLSLQSDAEHYTDQVQRLQQKLQIMTEMYQENELKLHRLLTVEEKERLQKEEKLNKADKNIAMAMEELNNYRQRAGEMEEELDKTKQSYQTQISAHEKKAHNNWLAARAADRELSDIRRENALLRQKLTDTQFKLDALDKDPYALDSLARPLPFRAERSPYGPSPLGRPASETRAFLSPPTLMDGPPARLSPRGYMFQEPGGPMYRRPPPGAMGLLPPPGSLPPGPPLPHPRGFPPAGPPGPPHPTDMADGSYRENSLGSGEQEHRESGPGDRRTPPEADPRMGGPPLPGPPMGPMGPMDGPFPRRAPYGPPPPDFYPPRGPGGPPMMPMWAPRPPGMMFPPRFPPGGPPLPPAPHPHYAPPMRPPPPDSLTPPSMGPPPPQHSLSSPPQSQSPEEHRPSPEDAI, from the exons ATGGCTGTTTCACAGGTTTGCAGATTCCTGCGGATTACAGGCATAATGTTTATGATTTTTCCTCACATAAATCTGGGATTGCTGTCTGACTACAAGATCTGTGGAGACTCTGCATGTGAAA gcCCGATGAGCAGGGTGCAGGCCATCAGCGACCACCATGGCAAGGACTGCCGTTTCCTGAGCTTCAGACGAGGAGACACCATCTCTGTTTACCACAAACTGACTGGAAAGAGGGACGACCTCTGGGCAGGATCT ATTGACAAACAGTTTGGCTATTTCCCAAAGGATGCTGTGGAAGAGGATCAGGTTTATACAACCACGGAGAaaaaagtggaaacacag AAATCTGATTTCTTCTGTATGAATGAGTTTGGCTATCCTACTGACTCCAGTGAGCtggacagtgatgatgaaaatgatgatcaGAAACTCCAAACCCAGGAGTCAGAATTGACCCAAACCAACCCACACACCGATGATACGAATGCTGAAAGTCCTTCAAAGACCGTAGTTCCCTCTGCAGAATTTCCAGTTTCAGCACAGCAATCTGACGGCACAACAACAGAAGGGGGTGAAAAGAGAAATGATGGTGATGCTACTGCCGGGATTCACGAGGAAGCGCACGAGAATCCTACGGCTCCGAACGAACAAGGTGGGTCTCCCTCCGCTTCCTGGCTTGGTTCTTCAGTGACAGGATGGTTACATCTGGGAAAGGAAGAAGATTCTGGCAATTCGgctgaagaggagaaagaaatagagagaaaagaaacacaaactaaacCCTCTTTAACTTCATCCGTGACAGAATGGTTACATctgggaaaagaggaagagtcTGACAATTTGgctgaagaggagaaagaaggagagagaaaagaaacacaatccAACCCTTCTTTAACTTCGTCTGTGACAGGATGGCTGGGGTttggaggagaaggaaaacCTGATGATGCagtaaaaaacagagaagacGATGAAGAAGCTGCTGATTCTTTCACTTCAACCATGACCGGGTGGCTTGGCTTTGgaggagagacaaaaacagattcTGCAAAAAATGAgcaagatggagaaagagaacTGGAGAAAGAAACTGAGCCACAAGTAAAATTCAGAGGCAGAAAGATGTCTCTGGACCTAGAAGGCAGCCAATTATatgaagaagagaaggaagagatgGGGACATTGGAGTGGCTAGGAAACGCACTGTCAGGTGGTAGGAAGGACGATGTCTTACCTGCTGATGCCGCATCCATGGTTGATGAAAAAGAAACTCCTCAGCTGAAATTAGAGGAAAAGTCCCAGGATGTAGGTGGAATGATGGACGAGGAAAGATCTGCAGAAATGGAGGGTGAAGAACATCAGATGCTCAAATCAATAGGAGATGAAGGTGAGGATAATAACAGAGAGCCAGGAGAGGTGGAAATTAAAACTGCAAGTGACAGTGATCAAGGTTTTTTGACACAATCTGACATCAATCGAGGGCCTGAGTTCAGTTCTGTGGATCCAAAGTCAGACTTGACCGGAGAATCTGTAGGTAAGGCTGAAGATCAGCTGCAAAGCAAGACAACAGAAAGTGGGGATAAGGAAGGGGCTGAAATCATGTCAGATGAAACTGGTGCTGCTAGTGGTGCTGGTCATGAAGGTGAGGGGAGCGATGCAGACACAGATGTACCTCACAGAGAAATTTCCACGCCTCAAACTGATGAATCAGCAGAACAAAGTCAGGGCAGTGGCAGCGTAGAGGAAGGCAGTGGAAACAGTTTGCCTGTCTTATCGTCAGGCACagctgaggagagaaatgaaCCAGTCCACAGTGACGAGGAAAGTTTAACTGCTCACAGTGTAAAGACCGATGCTGACAACTCGGATACCCCTGCTATGACCGATAataacacagagacagagacacatcATGGTGAGttaggaggggagggagagtcTCAGCCTGTTGAGGGTGCTGAGACGAGTGAAACGAGTCCTGAGAATCTGCATGAAAAAGGCCCAGAGGGGGACAAAGGGACACTCTCCTCCAGCGGGAGCACAACACAGATGGTAAACAACGGAGATCAGGAGTCTGTGTCTCCACAGAGAGTCACAGACGGTGAAGATGATgcagaaaagaaacaagaaacgGAGGGAAACGCAGAAAACAGCCAACAAGCTCAAACTGAAAGGGAGTTCATGACTGAAAATGGCCTCAAGGCAGCGACTGAGTCAGAGAAAGAAGGTGAGACTGGACAGGTTGAGGAGTCAAAGGATGAGGAAAAGCAGGAGAAGACAGAGgtaaagcaaaatgaaaaacaggatgGAGTAAAGGTGGAGGAAGAGATGcatgaagaggagaaacagcagaaaatgggggaggaaaaacaggaTGAGGCAGAGGTGttagaggaaaaggagaagaagcagaTAGAGAAGGAGATACAAGAAGAAGGGAagcaggaagaggtggaggagttaaagggagagaagagacaggaagagttaaaggaggtggaggtggatgggttaaataaagaagagaagaagcaggaggaggtggaggaaataaaggaagaacagaagaagcaggagaaggtggaggagacAAAAGTGGAGAAGAAGCAGGCGGAGGTGGTGGGGGTGAAGGAAGAtgagaagaagcaggaggaggtggtggggttaaaggaagagaagaacaagcaggaggagctggtgggtgtgaaggaagaggagaagaatcaggaggaggtggtggggttaaaggaagagaagaagaagcaggaggaggtggtggggttaaaggaggagaagaagaagcaggaggaggtggtggagataaaagaagagaagaagcaggaggaggtggcaaTGTTAacggaagagaagaagaagcaggaggagctggtgggtgtgaaggaagaggagaagaatcaggaggaggtggtggggttaaaggaagagaagaagaagcaggaggaggtggtggagataaaagaagagaagaagcaggaggaggtggtggggttaaaggaagagaagaagaagcaggaggaggtggtggggttaaaggaagagaagaagaagcaggaggaggtggtggggttaaaggaagagaagaagaagcaggaggaggtggtggagataaaagaagagaagaagcaggaggaggtggcgatgttaaaggaagagaagaagcaggagcaggtggaggagataaaagaagagaagaagcaggaggaggtggtggagataaaagaagagaagaagcaggaggaggtgttggggttaaaggaagagaagaagaagcaggaggaggtggtggggttaaaggaagagaagaagcaggaggaggtggtggggttaaaggaagagaagaagaagcaggaggaggcgGTGGGgttaaaggaagagaagaagcaggaggaggtggtggggttaaaggaagagaagaagaagcaggaggaggtggtggggttaaaggaagagaagaagcaggaggaggtggtggggttaaaggaagagaagaagaagcaggaagaGGTGGTGGGgttaaaggaagagaagaagcaggaggaggtggtggagataaaagaagagaagaagcaggaggaggtggcaatgttaaaggaagagaagaagcaggagaaggtggaggagataaaagaagagaagaagcaggaggaggtggcaatgttaaaggaagagaagaagcaggagaaagtggaggagataaaagaagagaagaagcaggagaaggtggaggagataaaagaagagaagaagcaggagaaggtggaggagataaaggaagtaaaggaaaaagagaagaaggaaggtgaagagaaacagatgcAGTCATCTCATGTGGAGGAGCAGATGGAAAACAACAACGTGAGCAGCAGGCCAGAGTCAGAAAGCAGTGAGAAAGAGACTGAGAAGACAcacaaggaggaagaggagagagagaaggaaaaagaggagaaggtaGAAGAGGTCGAGGAAGAGAAAAGGCAGGTTGAGGAAATGCAGCAGGTGAAGGATGGTGACAGGagggacaaagaggaagaggaaagccTGAAGTGTTTAAATGAGCTTTGTCCTCCAGCCACTGACGGTGAATCTGTCAGAGACGAAGGGACACTCCAACCAGGAAATCAGAATGGTGAAATACCACcagacaggacaggagaggtTCAGACAACACCTCCTGAGAGAACTGAGGGAGAAAGAGTACGACAGGAGGAAGACGGTTTGGAAGCTGACCAGATAGAAGACATTGATCTGACATATTCAGCAGAGAATGGTCCCCATGGTCTGCATAATGAAAGTTCACTTGGTCAGACAGCCGAGAAGAGGGAAGATGGTGAGGTGTATCCAAGCGAGGCACAAAACGCTGACCTCTCTGACGACAAAGTGCTCTATCAGGGGAATAACATGAAACCCGGAGACACTGAAACTAGCAGCAATGGGATTTCCACTGAGAAGAAACCAGACCAAATACACTCTGATCataagacagacacagaggaggtcATTAATGTAAGAAGGAATGAGAACACTGATTCACAGATTAATGATAATACAATTGGCATCGAATCCAGGGGAGAGGAAGGATGGGAGTCTGTTGAAAGCCAGGCTGTTATACCTGACCAAACGGTGCCACACCCCACCGGTGCTTCACTTCCGTCTGACGATCACAATGAAAGAACAGCAGAGACTGGAAATGGAGGAGCTTTTGGTCTTTTCAAAAACGCCTTTAGCTTTTTCAGTGAAACACCTGCCACTGAAACAAAGGATTCCACTGATTCTGCCCTAAATGTGGATACTGAAACAGGTGAGACATTTCAGCCATCGGCCTCTCCGACCCCTGAACAAGAGCTGGACTCTGATTCAAGTCAGATTTATAAATCAGATTTGCACACAGACTCTCATGTCGCCATGCCCACAGAGCAGCCACAACaatctccttcctctgctgaaATCCAGACATCAACTCCATCCCATGCTCATCCCCACACTCCATCTCCAAAAACAGAACCCCCACTCCAAACAAAAACCCTCTACAAGTACTACAAAAACCTGCCCGCCTATTTCAGTGCGGATGAGACGACTGTTTTGATGGAGCTCTTTGGgcaaaacaaactgcagtttttggatTTCATGTTGGAAAGCTCAGAAACTGTGACTGAAGATCCTGATAATGATGAATCTATACTGTCGGATATAGAAAGACTTATGCACTATCACAGGGAGACGCTGGTACCTCCCAATGCGAAGCTCGTGGATGCACCACAGGAGGACAAGGAAAAGACTAGAACGCTCATTGCTCTTCAGAAACTAGAGACGCTGATaacaagagtgagagagacattCAACACAGGAAAATCTGACACTAGTAAAGAAAACCATCAAg CTGAGGCCAGCTGTGTCGGTGCATCCTGTTCAACTAACAGTAAAGATAGAGAAATGACCACTGAGGATGACTCAAGTAAAACAGAAGATCCTTCTGTAGCCCTGGATAGTGACATCCAAAGAGATGAAGGGATGGACGTGGAGAACGATGGACAAAAGcgtggaaaagagagagaaactgatgttaaaagaaaagagaagggagaAGGAAATAAAGAGTACCGTCCTCACAATGAGCCAGGATCACTACAGCCACCTGAAG GGGTAATGAAGCCCATTCTGGACTTTGTTCATCAGATCGCTGAAGACTCAGTCGCTCAAGTCACTGCAGTGAGGGAGCTCCTATGCATTACTGTACAG GTTGTATCCTCGCTGCCTGATGACATCAGACCTGGGCCAGACCTGTACGGGGTGCCATGGGAGCCAGTCATCATCTCCAGTTTGGTGGGGTTGGTGACAATGCTGTTGTTCACCTGTAGATGTTATAGCTCT GTCAAAAGCAGAATGTATAGAA GTAAAGAGCGGTGGATGGCTGAACAGGTTGCACAGTTGCTGGATGAGAAGTGTAAAGTCCTTGAGACTCTCAGTAAATGTCAACAAGAG CATGATGACCTGGAGAATTCACTGAGGGACAGTGGGGTCTTGGCCCAAACTCAAAAGACAGAACATCTGGAG GTCAAAGCCAGACAGTTGGAACATGATAAAAAGGAACTGGAGAGGGACCTTGAACAACTGAAGGATCAGTTGGACAAGCAGAAAGAACACAGGATAGAGCAAGAAAGAAGG ATAGCAGCGCTTGAAGAgagcatgaaaacatttgaagaagAAACCAAAGACATCCAGTCACAGGACGAGCAG GCACAAACTACTCTGAAAGTGTACAGTATGAACAGTGACAGGCTACAAAGGAACCTGGAAACAGCTGGAGAGGAGAATACACTGCTACAGGAGAGCAATGCCCAG ttgcgGCAGCAGGTGGAGGGATGGGctgaaagagtgagtgagttggAAGCGGAGATGCGGAGGTGTGAGTTTGCCCACAGCGGGATGCAGCAGGATGTGGCCAATAAGGATGAGCGTATAATG tcCTTGACAGACCGCTTGCTGAGGATGAAAGCTTGGGATTCAGatctggaggaagaggaaggtgaggaaGGAGCAGAGAAGGAAACGTCCAATGGGGCAccaggaaaagaagaggagaatggAGGGGGGGACATAATGGACAAACAAGGCCATTTCCAGAAAGTCCAGAAACTCATTTATGCTGCTAAG CTGAATGCAGACCTCAAATCAGTAGACGAAGACAAGGACAGGGTGTTTGCCAAACTGAATGATGAAGTCAAAGCTAAAGAAGACCTGCAAG TGAGCATCAAGGAGCTGGAGAATGAGAAGTTATCTCTGCAGTCAGATGCTGAGCACTACACGGATCAG GTCCAACGGCTACAACAGAAACTCCAGATTATGACAGAAATGTACCAGGAAAATGAACTCAAGCTGCACAG actgctgacagtggaggagaaggagcgtctgcagaaagaagagaagttaaataaagcagacaaaaacattgCAATGGCCATGGAAGAACTCAACAACTACAG ACAACGagcaggagagatggaggaggagctggataAAACCAAACAGTCTTACCAGACCCAAATATCAGCACATGAGAAGAAGGCACACAATAACTGG CTTGCAGCccgagcagcagacagagaacTTTCAGACATCAGGAGAGAGAACGCTCTCCTAAGACAGAA gctGACTGACACACAGTTTAAACTAGATGCCCTTGACAAAGACCCATACGCCTTGGACAGTCTGGCTAGACCACTGCCTTTCAGAg CTGAAAGGTCACCGTATGGTCCTTCCCCTCTGGGTCGACCAGCATCTGAAACCAGAgcttttctgtctcctcctaCATTAATGGATGGACCACCTGCTAGATTGTCTCCTAGAG GCTATATGTTTCAAGAACCAGGAGGTCCAATGTACAGGAGACCTCCCCCAGGAGCTATGGGCCTTTTGCCTCCTCCCGGCTCCCTCCCACCTGGCCCTCCTCTTCCCCACCCGAGGGGTTTCCCTCCTGCTGGTCCACCAGGACCTCCCCACCCTACAGACATGGCAG ATGGCTCATACAGAGAAAACAGCCTTGGA